Part of the Venturia canescens isolate UGA chromosome 2, ASM1945775v1, whole genome shotgun sequence genome is shown below.
gattttggcGGAGAAATAATCGGCAGGTTTCTCGATATCGTCGTAATTAACATCCCCGCGTCAGCTCTCATTTCGGCCTGCTCCTCCACTGGCACATAAAGTACGCGAAGCAAATAACTTTTATCCGTATATCGATGTCGATTTGCTTGTCTCGCaggtctttttttctcgttatctCTCGCGCTCCCCTCGCATGTCCAAAACACTCGTACGCCCTTCCGGCTTTCCATTAGGACGCGAGGATTCAAGCAGTCTCTGCGGCCAAAGCTCGAAACGCGACGATAAACCGGATGAAGCTTACCCTCGCTTCGCGAGAGATGCGAACGTGCCGCAGTGAGGCTTTGTAAACCGAAAAGTTTTTTCGCATTATCGGGCCAATCCGAAGTCTCGGATGGACGACGAGTCTCTGCATTTGAATGGAAAAGAGAACACGAGGCTGAACGTTTTTATGTCTCGCGAATCCCGAGCTCGTACGAGGCTAAAAACTTGCAAGATGCGAATTCTTGGGAGGGGGAAAAAGTCGAGGAAAAATACgcagcgattcgaaggaaagtGTCGAGGGAATTTAGACCTGCGACTCGTTCCTTATCGCTCTCACCTTAATGCCAAAGATTCTCCGAACGAGGAAAAGTGCCTCGAGGAATCATCGCGGACGAACCAGCACCTCCGAAGCCGCTGCTGGGATtaatattttcgataaaataatCTAATTCGCGTGtctcgataaatatttatgaGCCATAACGATACTTCGGTCTTCAAACGATGCCTGACCTTTTGGAGCCCCGCGCACCCGTGAATTTCTGCGACGACACGCATTTCAACTCGTTCAATAATTATCGTACATTCATTTAGCTGGCGGAACAGAGTCGCGCGACCTTCTCAGTCCAGGCAACGAAAGACTACCTTTTACCGGAGTATATCACGAGGTACACGATCTGAGCGAAGTGCGGAGCAACAAGAATAAGTTGAACTCTTTTGCGCGGCACGCGAAGGTCGATGCGCcgttttctcgttctctcgtcacactcctcctccccctcggcctccctcgctctttctccaCCGTGCACAGACACCCGGGGAACAGGAAATAATTTCCATCTTATTCCACATAACTCGTTCTGCGGACATTTTCAGCATACGAGTCCGCGCAGACGTCCTCCGCGAGTGTCTCGATGCACTTCGATCCCGTGAATTATTACAAATACCTCGGGAAATGCGCGTCGATGTAATACACACTGCTGGGCGCGAGagccttttttttcgttttcgacaAGAGGGATCATTGACAAACGACGCTGAACGTCGATTCGTTaaggatttttcattttattgtaagaacattttttttaatttgcgaTTAACAATTGACAAGGAAGTTTCAATTGAAATATCGGCTCGATGGGCTTACTTTTCTTGATTAATTCACCGACCATTTATCTCAAAATTCATTCCATCGTGTGATTTATTATCAAACAACATCGGTTGCTCATCGCAAAGATTTCGACATTTTACATTTAAGATAGTtgacgcgaatctaatgggaATCGATAACTCCAACTtggagagttgaaatttgaaaacatgCTGGAAATACGCAGCGTGCAACTAATCCCACAATTATTGTAGGACCTaccgtctagttgtcgagaaaacaattaaggAGGGTCGATCACGAAACCAGATAATCataatttgatcaaatttcgtgataacattctttggcatcaagtataaaaatacaattttttcaaattttttaaccacatgcggttatcgaataattgagcgttgaATCCAAGTTCTTATGCGCGAGATGCATAATTGTATGtgctcaattactcgagagctacgTGGTAaagaaatctaaaaaaatgattgtcctatatatttttaaagaatacatttacaaattttatcaaattttgatcattttgaaattcttcgtaTTCTTAAAAtgctttagcatggcaacattgtatcgtcgcgatccaccctcctcaacgaaaatcacatttattTAAGGGTTTTACACAGCCTCTTGTGGCAGGCAGACTTCCTGTGCGATTATTTCGATTCAATGAAACAGAATCTTCAATGAAACAAGACGTTTTTAGACATCAATGCTgggttaaggaagttgaggctgtacagtcattttttttacccaaaagtgatgacctctacctttcaaaagttaggccagtttgcagtttggcaatgttgcatacactttaaagaaaatttgggggaaaaaagacgaaaaactggtgaaagctcagtcgaaaataCGAACGGTgacctcaaaaaactgcacgggaaacagattattattaatataatctcagcaaatctcctaataaatctgaaaaaaattgacattatttagCAAGcgttgctcatgttgcccaaaaaatttcatatttttagcatcatttttaacggagatatcaccgaatgtgtcttgacttccataagattacatgttatttggcccaaattgttattgatttttctcagcaacgacgctcctaaattatctgaaaatttaactgattttttttttacacttcactttataagatgcaattggtttaaaagcggtgacatcattttcattctaatgcctcaacttccttaaggagtaataacgacacaaacggtggaaggtttgacaacaccatgaggGAGCTGCCTTAAAATACAGAtgtgcatacgcatataaacAGAAAATGGCTGtcgtcacattttgcttgacgatttaacTACGAAAGTATATAAACCCCGctataataatatgaaaaatagttCAATCCCAAATAATAAGTTGCACGCACAATTTGAATAATTGGgaggataaattttaatcgtttctttgataatcgaaatataaaaagttcagttgcctTTGTTAATTGCAAGTAGCCGACGATCTTCCTAAACTCAAACGACACGCGGCGCCGTTGCAAATCGTTTCTACTGGATTTTTATATCGCTTCTTTAttttgttctctcgaaacgGAAATGCCTTGTACGTCGATGGAAATACGGTTATGCAAATTGCATTCGCTTTACGAAACGGATACCGGTCTTCCTGCCTTCGCCCACAAATTTATACACCGcctatatgtatatttatccacGAGCAACGTCTTATTTTTCGTATCCTCAAtgccctctctttctctctcgcttcctcATTATATTCCATGGTAATAGACGGCTGAAGCGTTTTCATACCTGTAAACAAACACGTAGGTATGCACCACCTACGTATGTATATCAGAAAAAGCGTACTAATGTACGTGCCCACTTGTGGGACGATGCAGCTCGAATCGGCATCGTCGTCGAGGTTAGCCCAACCGGAAGTCAGTTTCGCAACGTGGCTTTGCTCTCCGGCGGAGCTATTTTGCAATGTCAGTCGACGAGACATTGTTCCGATGCTCGCAACAGCTTCGCCGAATATCGGAAGGCCGATGAGTGTGCGCGAATGTCCCCGCGGGATGAAGGCACTTCGCTCATTTTCAAATGAACTTTCGTTCGCTTTTCACTGCGCGTAGCAACAACCGCTAAACTCGACGAGAGTGGTGACGCATTCCGTCACAATCGTTGAAACGAAAACTCGGAAATTCTCCGCGGCAGCGAAGATTTTTCTCCTCAGTGTCGCATTTCTGTTGTcacgaaaaaacgatttttctcacttttcatcGGTtaaacagaaatttccaatcaACTCGCTCGTGTTCCAAGATTTCCATTCGTTCCGACGActtcatcgatttttattcgtcatactttacaaacgaaTCGCGTTCCTGCTCCGACCCCGCACGTGCTCTCATATTCGCAaaattttcctcgttttccgCTCTCTCATTTCCCTCGATAgcttcaatttttccttcCTTATTTATTATACGAGTTGACGAAGAATCCGCATAATGTAAGGTATTAGATAACACCGATGATGAATTGTCCCTGAAGTAgaaaaacagagagagagagagagagagagaaagaaatttccGGATACCGATGATATACggcttcgttttttcttgcCCTGAGGCGCGTGAATAATTCAAAGATTTACAAGGATGCGTGTAAATACatgtttctattttatttttccgaatCGAGAGCGACCGAGAAAGATCCGCATTAACGAGGagctaaaaatatttcgattattcAATGTGACTCGTTAATTTTAATGTTTTCTGTGTTATCTGTGTTACAGAACTTTGGAAAAGCACCTTAACGTGTTATGAAACTGCTGCCGACGATCCAGTTGCCGCAGCTACCGCCGGTATCAGCCGCTGGCGGTATGACGGGGATGGATTCCCGTCTCCCTCCCGGGATTTCGCTGCCGTTCAGCCCCACCGATCTGCTGTGGCGATACGGTCCGACCATGAGTTTTCCGCCGACGGCGCATCCACCTCCGAGCCCACTGTTGGACTTCAAAACTCACCTACCAACGACATTAGGTAAGAAAAACTGTGTCTTCAGTCGCCTTTAGAGCCACGAATAATGATTCCAGGAAGGAAGAATTTTTGTCGAGTTGTGCAAAAAAGAAGCAGCGGCGGAAGCTTCGCGAACCGAAATAATTGAATGGACTAATAAAACTTGGAACGTTTCGATTGCAGCGTCAGATCCGAGGCTATGGTCGCGAGAGGACGTTGCGGCGTTTCTACGATGGGCCGAGCGGGAGTTCGATCTGCCACAATTCGACATGGACATGTTCCAGATGAATGGGAAAGCGCTCTGTTTACTGACGAAATCGGACCTCGGTGAGAGGTGTCCCGGAGCCGGTGACGTTCTCCACAACGTGTTGGGCATGCTCGCGAGAGATTTCAATCAATTGCAACGATGCTTGCCGAGCAGCCCGGTGACGCCGACGAGACCGTCGGTGTACCCGCTGAGTCCGCACTCGCATCCGCCAACGCCAACGTGGGTCGAGAACCCATACACGGCCAATCTCGCCTCATTGATGTCCGCAAATTCCGTAACCCTCTCGCCCGCGCCGTCGGTCGACAGTCAAGCCGGTTCACCTGGACACGCTGAAAACAATCAGACCCAAGTTTACAAGAGCGACTCGGACGAAGACAATCACCAGAGCAGCAACAGCCCACCGGCCACACCAACCGCCCTCACTGCCCAGAGGCTCAGCGAAGTTTGCGTTAAAGATCAACCGAGCCCGACCTTGCCACCTCAAATGATGCCACTCACACCAGGCGCGTTCAGACCAGCCTCTGCGACCGCTGCTAGAGAATTTTTCCCGTCGGACTCTCCCGAGCCGAACACGAGTACGTTCAACTTCATTTTCCTTTGTAAAAgtttctcgtcgtcgtcgtcgttgtcggcGGCATTGTCCTTGAGCCACTTTCAGCCAACAAAGAATCTAGATTTTCTGTCGTttaaacaaaaagaaagaaacaagTGTCGTATAGCATCAATTATTCCAAGAATCGTGACGGtaaagtaagaaaaaattgttgaaaaaatagtgaCTCACTTAGACTTGAGAAACTTTGGGAAAATATTTCTAACTCAAATCAAACACACGTGTATTGAAAATTACGACAGTCTCAAAAGTAACCGCCACGTATTTCGTTGATTCAGAATATTCGATAGCGGGTCTGTGAATAAAACGAGATCGCGCATTTGAACTCGAGTGGAAATAATTAATGTTACGAGGAATGACAGAAGCAAACAGAAGTTTGGAACTTTATCTGATAATAAAAGGCGACGCGTAACATGATTAACGCTTTATCTCTTCTATGTACAGACGGAAGACTTCTCTGGGACTTTTTGCAACAATTGTTGAACGACCCGTCGCAAAGATACACCCACTACATTGCGTGGAAAAGCCGGGAAACCGGAGTCTTCAAAATTGTCGATCCACCCGGACTCGCGAGACTCTGGGGCATACAGAAAAATCACTTGTCCATGAATTACGACAAAATGAGCAGGGctcttcgttattattatcgtGTCAACATACTCAGGAAGGTCCAGGGCGAGCGACACTGTTACCAGTAAGTATTCACGAATTCAACTCCatttatagaattttcaagtttcaattattcaattgtaacaataaattggagaaaaaacgccaagaaaaatggtcgttttaATCAGGATCTGAAGACCTTTGAGagggtcctgctttagaagTTCAAAAagttcgattgttttcgggaaataATGTTTCCTCAATACTTGGTAAAAATTCCCTCGAATACGACTTTTTTTGTTGCCAAACCGCACTGAATCTCGATAAGATTGATCTCAACGTGAAATTCTTTGCGCTTACAGATTTCTTCGCAATCCGACCGAGCTTAAAAACATAAAGAACATTTCATTGTTGCGACAACAAATGAGAATTAAATCGGAGCCGGAGGACGAGGGTGTGATATCGGTGAACGGTATTGAGCCCGAATCGGATATGCCGACGGATTTATCGATGTCAAGTATGAATCAATCGTCGTGCGATCAGCCATTGCCGCTTCACGATCCACCGGCAAAGTACAGAAGTCACGCTTACAATCTTGTTAAAACCAATCAAGAGCCGGAAGAGAGGAAGTGACGGGTAACTTAGCGGCGTTAATGACGCTCGATTACGCGTTATTGGACGATACAAGTGAATCGCACCAGagaatatatttatacgtatctctatgaatatatacatatacgaaAGGTATACATACGTGTGAATATAACgttaaaatattcatatacatgtgtatataaatgatatatatatatcgtgtTCGACCCGGACGATCGACTCTCATggtaaaaatcgataaaatgttTCTCCATTGAGAAATTATGGGGGCTGGACCGTGCGCGATTGTATGACCGAGCGATGATGACACAGCGGAAAAAAGACTGAAGtcgtgagagaaagaaaactcGCTAATGGTGCCAACGACGTGGGAAggatgttgaaaaaatcgaaaaggatgcagagtgaaaaaacatcacgTCGCGAGTTCTCTCGAGAAGACACACACGCGCTATGATATCCGGTAATCTAAGAGAATCGTTATCAATCATCCCTCGTATCGTTGACGAGAAGAAGAGGATAAGTGAACTTGAGGAGTCGGCCCGTATCGACGGATTTACCATTTCAGCATTCTATTTCGAATGTTCCTTGTGgcaacgaacgaacgaaaaaacaattgaaaaaatatagtaTCGAGTATGTGCAAAAGCTCGTCGATTGAGAGGGCAAAACGCTCGGTTTATCTGTTCTTTTATTTCGCTGCAATTTCAACAGGAAAGTGTGTGCGATAAACAGGAGCAAAAAGTCGCTAACTTCGAAAACGAATACGGGAAGATCTTTCTCAATTGGGGCAATCTACGTTATCTTGTCGTTTGGAGTGGAACCTTAGGAACGACAACCGGAAATACTCCAGTTAGCAatcgtcatcgtcattatCATCTCCCACTCCCTCTTTTGCCTCCTTCCAATCCACAACCGCCCGACTAAACTGTGCCAAGAACGTTACCCTTACcgttagaaaaaatatatatagatatatgcatatatttatatgcatataATGTGTCTGATAAAAACGCTCGAACAGCGTTGCAAATCGTGGAATTTTGGAGCTGACAGCCCATCAATTTTTCTCCAGGAGCTCATTGCTCACGAGTTGTTCATTGACTAAAaacgcgaaaaaaattgttcactttttcttcgaaataCTTTGAATCCCTGTCCGAATGTCGAGTACGAAAAATCTCGGATAAAATATTTGGCCGATTGACTCCTTGAGCGATGCagcggagagaaaaatttggagGGCTTTTTACTCCGAAATTTTAGCGACGTGACTATATATTGACTGCCTGCAGCTTGAGGCACGTTTGTTAAAGTGTGCATGATGCACACTGTACGTGGACGCGCGCACAGCGTGTGTGTTGTGCTGCGTCGTACGGGAGAAATGCGGGGATGTTGCCGAGCGTGTTCCGTGTTCCCAGTTTGTAAACGGACGAAAGGCTCGCCAAATTTTCTGCCTCAAAGACCTCGTGAAATTTCGGAACTCGAGGAGCATTGGAAAAGGGAGGAGGACGACCGACAATTCTCCTCGAGATCGCTCGGTGTGAAATTCGCTGGAGGCCTCTTGAAGCGGATTGCAATCTTATATAATCGGATATCCAGAGATCGGACTTTCTTTATTGCTCAAGGACAAAAAACGTCTTCAACTGTTAGTTCGGTGGATGAACTTTTATTTCGGTAACGTGATATATAATGTGTgtgg
Proteins encoded:
- the aop gene encoding ets DNA-binding protein pokkuri, whose amino-acid sequence is MKLLPTIQLPQLPPVSAAGGMTGMDSRLPPGISLPFSPTDLLWRYGPTMSFPPTAHPPPSPLLDFKTHLPTTLASDPRLWSREDVAAFLRWAEREFDLPQFDMDMFQMNGKALCLLTKSDLGERCPGAGDVLHNVLGMLARDFNQLQRCLPSSPVTPTRPSVYPLSPHSHPPTPTWVENPYTANLASLMSANSVTLSPAPSVDSQAGSPGHAENNQTQVYKSDSDEDNHQSSNSPPATPTALTAQRLSEVCVKDQPSPTLPPQMMPLTPGAFRPASATAAREFFPSDSPEPNTNGRLLWDFLQQLLNDPSQRYTHYIAWKSRETGVFKIVDPPGLARLWGIQKNHLSMNYDKMSRALRYYYRVNILRKVQGERHCYQFLRNPTELKNIKNISLLRQQMRIKSEPEDEGVISVNGIEPESDMPTDLSMSSMNQSSCDQPLPLHDPPAKYRSHAYNLVKTNQEPEERK